From a region of the Phragmites australis chromosome 21, lpPhrAust1.1, whole genome shotgun sequence genome:
- the LOC133903609 gene encoding uncharacterized protein LOC133903609 has protein sequence MSTVSSYSLLSRAPPPGNFSRALMQPGKQAAAVALPWVPSKHSRAPLSAVFCTQNKHTYDIQPLALVHPKFPPTSDKKWRITEDADHINLWLYVGDNTGKDKLEVATEGEVLLIRYKGSSNEDNPASLLDVRLLMPHGYDGKKVEADLAFGSLLVTVSKPKHEPNKIPIGDKPTTTN, from the exons ATGTCGACGGTGAGTTCCTACTCCCTCCTGAgccgggcgccgccgccgggaaACTTCTCTCGCGCGCTCATGCAACCCGGCAAACAGGCGGCGGCTGTGGCTCTCCCTTGGGTCCCAAGCAAGCATTCCCGGGCGCCTCTCTCGGCCGTATTCTGTACCCAGAATAAGCACACGTACGACATCCAACCCTTAG CCCTGGTGCACCCCAAGTTCCCTCCCACATCGGACAAGAAATGGAGGATCACGGAAGACGCGGATCACATCAATCTGTGGTTGTACGTCGGGGATAATACGGGAAAGGATAAGCTGGAGGTCGCAACGGAGGGCGAGGTGCTCCTGATCAGGTACAAGGGCAGCAGCAACGAAGACAACCCGGCGAGTCTGCTGGACGTCCGGCTGCTTATGCCCCACGGCTACGACGGTAAGAAGGTGGAGGCCGACCTCGCGTTTGGGTCGCTGCTGGTGACCGTAAGCAAACCCAAGCACGAGCCCAATAAGATACCTATCGGCGATAAGCCGACGACGACCAACTGA